Proteins encoded in a region of the Thermococcus stetteri genome:
- a CDS encoding sulfide/dihydroorotate dehydrogenase-like FAD/NAD-binding protein, with protein sequence MGYRITAKENLSVIDFFMEVEAPHVAKAWKPGQFVVFILHEKGERVPMSVYKADKETGRVSMFIRKLGKTSLQLYYEFNVGDELWSFLGPLGKPIKVKYYGNVVFASDAVCGQAENYATLKAMKEAGNYTISIQSFENRANVYPEEFLAKPVADEYYLTTEDGSVGIKGHYLDVVKKLIEQDKVDIIFAGGKLGSLAKLAELTRPYGIPTITTVRQIMVDGTGMCGSCRILYDGEIKFACRDGPMFDAHKVDWDDVIRRDSRFAEQQALARERYLAKLREKGVI encoded by the coding sequence ATGGGATATAGGATAACTGCCAAAGAGAACCTTTCAGTGATAGACTTCTTCATGGAGGTGGAAGCGCCGCACGTGGCAAAGGCCTGGAAGCCGGGGCAGTTTGTGGTTTTCATTCTTCATGAGAAGGGCGAGAGGGTTCCAATGTCCGTCTACAAGGCCGACAAGGAAACAGGCAGGGTGAGCATGTTCATCAGGAAGCTCGGAAAGACCAGCCTGCAGCTCTACTACGAGTTCAACGTTGGGGACGAGCTCTGGAGCTTTCTCGGGCCACTCGGGAAGCCGATAAAGGTTAAGTACTACGGGAACGTCGTCTTTGCCTCCGACGCCGTCTGCGGGCAGGCCGAGAACTACGCAACGCTCAAGGCGATGAAGGAAGCAGGAAACTACACGATCTCAATCCAGAGCTTCGAGAACAGGGCCAACGTCTATCCTGAGGAGTTCTTGGCCAAGCCGGTGGCGGATGAATACTACCTGACCACCGAGGACGGGAGCGTCGGTATCAAGGGGCACTATTTGGACGTCGTTAAGAAGCTCATCGAGCAGGATAAGGTCGACATAATCTTCGCGGGCGGAAAGCTCGGTTCCCTGGCCAAGCTCGCCGAGCTAACGAGGCCCTACGGCATTCCTACTATAACGACGGTGAGGCAGATCATGGTCGACGGAACCGGGATGTGCGGCTCCTGCAGGATACTCTACGATGGGGAGATAAAGTTCGCCTGCAGGGACGGGCCAATGTTCGATGCCCACAAGGTTGACTGGGATGACGTGATAAGGAGAGACTCCCGCTTTGCCGAGCAGCAGGCCCTCGCGAGGGAAAGATACCTTGCCAAGCTCCGCGAGAAGGGGGTGATCTGA
- a CDS encoding DUF1102 domain-containing protein, with amino-acid sequence MNKLFGLALLMVGMLLAVGAGANFRYYSADRTASFDVVSDDNELIDLTALQPYVTYDAGKLYVDISEYNPNHPDWGGNGMSPNTTYVFEEMFHVSNELWENNQTDYPICVTIKSNHDNVLLFAGNYTNPIAGPSQNLEFTVYHNNPIPIGMIFDNTNATLGMDQFQLSFEAHAGACTQ; translated from the coding sequence ATGAATAAACTATTTGGACTGGCATTGTTAATGGTTGGAATGCTCCTGGCCGTCGGCGCGGGTGCTAACTTCCGCTACTACTCCGCCGACAGGACTGCGAGCTTCGACGTCGTCTCCGACGACAACGAACTTATTGATCTGACCGCACTCCAGCCCTACGTGACCTACGACGCTGGAAAGCTCTACGTGGACATAAGCGAGTACAACCCGAACCACCCCGACTGGGGCGGAAACGGTATGAGCCCGAACACGACCTACGTCTTTGAGGAGATGTTCCACGTAAGCAACGAGCTGTGGGAGAACAACCAGACTGACTACCCGATCTGCGTCACCATAAAGAGCAACCACGACAACGTTCTGCTCTTTGCAGGGAACTACACTAACCCGATAGCGGGACCATCACAGAACCTTGAATTCACAGTCTACCACAACAACCCAATACCGATTGGTATGATATTCGACAACACCAACGCAACACTCGGCATGGACCAGTTCCAGCTCAGCTTTGAGGCGCATGCAGGAGCCTGCACTCAGTGA
- a CDS encoding nicotinate phosphoribosyltransferase yields MRDFYIAHEDDIKAGKTTDVYFIRTQKILHEKGIKKRVFADVTTTSLPYGWKWGVLAGIEEVAKLLEGLPVNVYAMPEGTIFHPYEPVLQIEGYYDEFGIYETALLGMLSQASGIATAALRVKIAAKFKPVYSFGIRHMHPAIAPMIDRSAFIGGCDGVSGVLGAEMIGEKAVGTMPHALILTVGDQVKAWKYYDEVMPPEVPRTALVDTLCDEKFEALMAAEALGERLNAVRLDTPGSRRGNFKRIVEEVRWELDLRGYKHVKIFLSGGLDEESLKELADVADAFGVGSSIASAKPVDFSLDIVEVEGKPITKRGKLSGRKQIYRCENGHYHRVPADKKLERCPICGAKVEPLLKPLIENGEIVAELPKAREIREYVLEQAKTFNLTLD; encoded by the coding sequence ATGCGCGATTTCTACATTGCCCACGAAGATGACATTAAAGCGGGCAAAACGACCGACGTTTACTTCATCAGAACTCAGAAGATCCTCCACGAGAAGGGGATAAAGAAGAGGGTCTTCGCCGACGTGACAACGACTTCCCTCCCCTACGGCTGGAAGTGGGGCGTTCTTGCGGGAATAGAAGAGGTCGCGAAGCTCCTCGAGGGCCTTCCGGTGAACGTCTATGCAATGCCTGAAGGTACGATATTCCATCCCTACGAGCCGGTTCTCCAGATAGAGGGCTATTACGACGAGTTCGGCATCTACGAGACAGCCCTGCTCGGAATGCTCAGCCAGGCAAGCGGAATAGCGACGGCCGCGCTGAGGGTCAAGATAGCGGCCAAGTTCAAGCCCGTCTACTCCTTCGGGATAAGACACATGCACCCTGCGATAGCACCAATGATAGACCGCTCCGCATTCATAGGTGGGTGTGACGGCGTCTCCGGTGTTCTTGGAGCTGAGATGATCGGCGAGAAGGCCGTCGGGACGATGCCGCATGCGCTAATCTTGACAGTTGGAGACCAAGTGAAGGCCTGGAAGTACTACGACGAGGTCATGCCGCCAGAGGTCCCGAGGACGGCTTTGGTGGATACCCTCTGCGACGAGAAGTTCGAAGCTTTGATGGCGGCAGAGGCCCTCGGAGAGAGGCTCAACGCAGTAAGGCTTGACACACCTGGTTCAAGGAGGGGCAACTTCAAGAGGATCGTCGAAGAAGTCCGCTGGGAGCTGGATTTAAGGGGCTACAAACACGTTAAAATCTTCCTCAGTGGCGGCCTCGACGAAGAAAGTCTTAAGGAGCTTGCGGACGTTGCAGATGCCTTCGGCGTGGGCTCATCAATAGCGAGCGCCAAACCAGTGGACTTCTCATTGGATATAGTTGAGGTGGAAGGAAAACCGATAACGAAGCGCGGGAAGCTGAGCGGAAGGAAGCAGATATACCGCTGCGAGAACGGCCACTACCACAGGGTTCCAGCGGATAAAAAGCTCGAGCGCTGTCCAATCTGCGGTGCAAAAGTTGAACCTCTCCTAAAGCCCCTCATCGAGAACGGTGAAATCGTCGCTGAACTTCCAAAGGCAAGGGAGATAAGGGAGTATGTTTTGGAGCAGGCAAAGACGTTCAATTTAACGCTCGATTGA
- a CDS encoding MBL fold metallo-hydrolase yields the protein MRVIPLASESLGVRSLATFMEASGVKILIDPGVALGPKRYGLPPAEIELRALQQMRRKLQGYARKAEVVTISHYHYDHHTPFFEGLYESSSEAFAREIYSGKLLFIKHPTENINFSQRKRAWAFLKNAEPIAKKIEYADGKSFDLGGVALEFSPAVPHGSEGSKLGFVVMVLIDDGSRRIIHASDIQLLNRKAVEWIVEKNPDLLITGGPPTYLGPRAAGSWETGIKNLNEIIRETGAEIILDHHIVRDKRYPEFFSELEKTPKTFARYIGVEDRPLEAYRRELHKIEKGEAAEVPFGLG from the coding sequence ATGCGCGTAATCCCCCTCGCATCGGAAAGCCTCGGCGTGAGGAGTTTAGCGACCTTCATGGAAGCATCTGGAGTGAAGATCCTCATCGATCCCGGCGTCGCACTCGGCCCGAAGCGCTACGGCCTCCCGCCTGCGGAGATCGAGCTGAGAGCTCTCCAGCAGATGAGGAGGAAGCTCCAGGGCTACGCAAGAAAGGCCGAGGTTGTAACGATCTCCCACTACCACTACGACCACCACACGCCCTTCTTTGAGGGTCTATACGAGAGCTCCAGCGAAGCCTTTGCGAGGGAAATTTACTCAGGAAAGCTCCTCTTCATCAAGCACCCGACGGAAAACATCAACTTCAGCCAGAGGAAGAGGGCTTGGGCCTTTCTCAAGAACGCTGAGCCGATAGCGAAGAAAATCGAGTATGCGGATGGGAAAAGCTTCGACCTCGGAGGAGTTGCCCTTGAGTTCTCACCGGCCGTTCCCCATGGAAGCGAAGGCTCTAAGCTCGGCTTCGTGGTCATGGTTCTCATAGACGACGGAAGCAGGAGGATAATTCACGCCAGCGACATTCAGCTGTTGAACAGAAAAGCCGTCGAGTGGATAGTCGAGAAGAACCCGGATCTGCTCATAACCGGCGGGCCACCCACATACCTCGGCCCGAGAGCCGCTGGTTCGTGGGAAACTGGCATAAAGAACCTCAACGAAATAATCAGGGAAACCGGCGCCGAGATAATCCTCGACCACCACATAGTCAGGGATAAGCGCTATCCCGAGTTCTTCTCGGAGCTTGAGAAAACCCCGAAGACCTTCGCCCGCTACATAGGGGTTGAGGACAGGCCCCTTGAGGCTTACAGGAGGGAGCTCCACAAAATCGAGAAGGGGGAAGCTGCGGAGGTTCCCTTCGGGCTTGGATGA
- a CDS encoding pyridoxal-phosphate dependent enzyme, which translates to MYFAKLEFFNPFSRSIKDRAVFNLVMNALKRGDIDGTRRLFEATSGNVGISMAAISNIFDVEFRAYLPKPTPDATLTLLKVLGAEVVKTDFEVIDREMIEFVRDEAGKAGAVNLNQFENDDNFEAHYRYTAREIDEQLRSIGESPDVIIAGVGTSGHIAGIAKYFKERYDTKVIGVVPARGEKIPGIKRLETRPKWFFDAGIDEVVEATQREAIEGSIQVARREGILIGLSSGAVVSALEKTRDRYPGTAILIFPDDAFKYVEVFEKYLREG; encoded by the coding sequence ATGTATTTTGCGAAGTTGGAGTTCTTTAACCCCTTCAGCAGGAGCATAAAAGACAGGGCTGTTTTTAACCTCGTAATGAACGCTTTGAAGCGCGGAGACATCGACGGCACCAGGCGGCTTTTTGAGGCAACCTCTGGAAACGTTGGCATATCAATGGCAGCTATATCAAACATTTTTGACGTTGAATTCAGGGCCTATCTGCCGAAGCCGACTCCAGACGCAACATTAACCCTTCTGAAAGTCCTCGGGGCAGAGGTCGTGAAGACAGACTTCGAAGTGATTGACCGGGAGATGATTGAGTTCGTCAGAGATGAGGCAGGGAAAGCAGGGGCAGTGAACCTGAACCAGTTCGAGAACGACGACAACTTTGAGGCCCATTACAGGTACACGGCGAGGGAAATAGACGAACAGCTCAGAAGCATAGGAGAGAGCCCCGATGTAATAATCGCTGGAGTCGGGACTTCTGGACACATAGCAGGGATTGCAAAGTATTTCAAAGAGCGCTACGACACGAAAGTCATCGGGGTGGTCCCTGCCAGGGGCGAGAAGATTCCGGGCATAAAACGGCTCGAAACAAGGCCTAAGTGGTTTTTTGACGCTGGCATTGATGAGGTAGTCGAGGCAACACAGAGGGAAGCGATTGAAGGATCCATCCAGGTGGCCAGAAGGGAAGGCATCTTAATAGGCCTCAGCTCGGGTGCCGTCGTCAGTGCCCTTGAGAAGACTAGGGACAGGTATCCCGGAACGGCGATCCTGATATTTCCAGACGACGCGTTTAAGTACGTAGAGGTGTTTGAGAAATATCTGCGCGAGGGGTAG
- a CDS encoding DUF7344 domain-containing protein produces the protein MSVVNNKLPSSMILGNKRRMLLIEFLQRKNGSAELRDVVEYIAEKEGNTERKHRKSVYVSLMQTHLPKLEREGVVAFSRGTITLLKVPSNVTLYMEVVQKNDISWSVFYAGLSVIFAIMALWLGDGLLLFAGVTYLIVSVVHHTKTYPIARPRDRKNTEKSGDNA, from the coding sequence ATGAGCGTAGTAAACAATAAACTGCCCTCCAGTATGATACTCGGCAACAAGAGGAGAATGCTCCTCATAGAGTTCCTCCAGAGAAAAAACGGGAGCGCCGAGCTCAGGGATGTTGTGGAGTACATTGCCGAGAAGGAGGGCAACACCGAGAGAAAGCACAGGAAGAGCGTCTACGTCAGCCTCATGCAGACACACCTGCCAAAGCTAGAGCGAGAGGGAGTCGTCGCTTTCAGTAGAGGCACCATAACCCTCCTCAAAGTGCCAAGCAATGTCACCCTCTACATGGAAGTAGTTCAGAAGAACGATATAAGCTGGAGTGTGTTCTATGCGGGCCTCTCGGTAATCTTCGCCATCATGGCCCTGTGGTTAGGCGACGGTCTTCTTCTCTTTGCCGGGGTGACTTATTTGATAGTCTCGGTCGTACACCACACAAAGACCTATCCCATAGCTAGGCCGAGAGACAGGAAAAACACCGAAAAATCAGGGGACAATGCATAG
- the gltA gene encoding NADPH-dependent glutamate synthase produces the protein MAVRRKLIKERVPTPERPPKERVKDFKEVNLGYTFELAVKEAERCLQCPYEYAPCIKGCPVHINIPGFISKLVEYRDNPDKAVREALRIIWNDNTLPAVTGRVCPQEDQCEGACVVGKVGDAVDIGKLERFVADYARKNGIEEELLCEFEEECTGELGKVAIVGAGPAGLTCAGELAKMGYKVTIFEALHKPGGVLAYGIPEFRLPKEILDHELAKLNRLGVEIKTDHVVGRTVTIEELLQEYDAVFIGTGAGTPKLLNIPGILLGRIYSANEFLTRVNLMKAYEFPEYDTPIAIGKKTIVIGAGNTAMDAARSALRLGSEVTIAYRRGREDMTARIEEIKHAEEEGVQFEFFLQPVEFIGDENGRVKAVKFERMRPLEERDKRGKRKIVGTGEYVTLEADTVIIAIGLEPNRIITETPGLKTNPNGTLVVDENLMTSIPGVFAGGDAIRGEATVILAMGDGKKAAKAICDYIEKKRAKANA, from the coding sequence ATGGCCGTCAGAAGAAAGCTCATCAAGGAGAGGGTTCCGACTCCTGAGAGACCCCCGAAGGAGAGGGTTAAGGACTTCAAGGAAGTGAACCTTGGCTATACCTTCGAGCTTGCCGTTAAGGAAGCCGAGAGGTGCCTCCAGTGCCCCTACGAGTACGCCCCGTGTATCAAGGGCTGTCCGGTTCACATTAACATTCCCGGCTTTATAAGCAAGCTCGTTGAGTACCGCGACAACCCGGACAAGGCAGTTAGGGAGGCCCTGAGGATAATCTGGAACGATAACACACTGCCCGCGGTGACAGGTAGGGTCTGCCCGCAGGAGGACCAGTGTGAGGGAGCCTGCGTGGTTGGCAAGGTTGGAGATGCCGTGGACATAGGAAAGCTCGAGAGGTTCGTCGCTGACTACGCGAGGAAGAACGGCATAGAGGAGGAGCTACTCTGCGAGTTCGAGGAGGAGTGCACCGGTGAGCTTGGAAAGGTCGCCATCGTCGGTGCCGGGCCCGCGGGGCTGACCTGCGCCGGAGAGCTCGCGAAGATGGGCTACAAGGTTACGATCTTCGAAGCCCTTCACAAGCCAGGAGGAGTGCTCGCCTACGGAATCCCTGAGTTTAGGCTTCCAAAGGAGATACTCGACCACGAGCTCGCTAAGCTCAACCGTCTCGGGGTGGAGATAAAGACAGACCACGTCGTCGGGAGGACTGTTACGATTGAGGAGCTCCTTCAGGAGTACGATGCTGTGTTCATAGGAACCGGAGCTGGGACGCCGAAGCTCCTGAACATACCGGGGATACTCCTCGGCAGGATATACTCGGCCAACGAGTTCCTCACGAGGGTCAACCTGATGAAGGCCTACGAGTTCCCAGAATACGACACTCCGATAGCCATCGGGAAGAAGACGATAGTGATAGGCGCGGGAAACACGGCCATGGACGCGGCCCGTTCAGCCCTCAGGCTGGGGAGCGAGGTCACGATAGCCTACCGCCGCGGAAGGGAGGATATGACCGCCCGTATAGAGGAGATCAAGCACGCCGAGGAAGAGGGAGTCCAGTTCGAGTTCTTCCTTCAGCCAGTGGAGTTCATCGGCGACGAGAACGGAAGAGTCAAAGCTGTCAAGTTCGAGAGGATGAGGCCGCTCGAAGAGAGGGACAAGCGCGGCAAGAGGAAGATAGTGGGCACCGGCGAGTACGTAACCCTTGAGGCAGACACGGTGATTATAGCGATAGGCCTAGAGCCGAACAGGATAATCACCGAGACTCCGGGCCTCAAGACGAATCCCAACGGAACTCTCGTAGTCGATGAGAACCTCATGACGAGCATTCCGGGAGTTTTCGCCGGCGGGGACGCGATAAGGGGAGAAGCAACGGTCATCTTGGCAATGGGAGACGGAAAGAAGGCCGCCAAGGCTATCTGCGACTACATAGAGAAGAAGAGGGCAAAGGCAAACGCCTGA
- a CDS encoding 4-phosphopantoate--beta-alanine ligase yields MVNIPKSHPRYWSLYYREKIIEGMEKGMTAKAGLIAHGRGEAFDYLIGEKTIEPAERAMRAAVAKFLLAEHPVISVNGNVAALVPKETIELAKALNAKLEINLFYRTEERVKAIAEELRKYDPEMEILGINPTRRIPGLEHERGKVDENGIWKADVVLVPLEDGDRTEALVRMGKFVVTVDLNPLSRSARMADITIVDNIVRAYPRMTELAREMKDYSREKLERILEEYDNGKVLSDVLLHIRDRLTKLAEEGIWRRKELE; encoded by the coding sequence ATGGTGAACATCCCGAAGAGTCATCCGCGCTACTGGAGTCTCTACTACCGCGAGAAGATAATCGAGGGAATGGAGAAGGGAATGACAGCGAAGGCTGGTTTGATAGCCCATGGCAGGGGAGAGGCCTTCGACTACCTGATTGGGGAAAAAACCATAGAACCCGCGGAGAGGGCCATGAGAGCGGCCGTTGCGAAGTTCCTTCTGGCCGAGCACCCGGTCATCTCCGTGAATGGGAATGTCGCCGCTCTAGTCCCGAAGGAGACGATTGAGCTCGCAAAGGCCCTCAACGCGAAGCTTGAGATAAACCTCTTCTACCGCACCGAGGAGAGGGTTAAGGCCATAGCCGAGGAGTTGAGGAAGTACGATCCGGAGATGGAGATACTCGGGATAAACCCGACGAGGAGGATTCCCGGATTGGAGCACGAGCGCGGAAAGGTCGATGAGAACGGTATATGGAAGGCGGACGTTGTCCTGGTCCCCCTCGAAGACGGCGACAGGACCGAAGCTCTCGTCAGGATGGGCAAGTTCGTCGTTACCGTTGACTTGAACCCCCTCTCCAGGAGCGCCAGGATGGCCGACATAACAATAGTGGACAACATCGTGAGGGCCTACCCGAGGATGACAGAGCTCGCGAGGGAGATGAAGGACTACAGCAGGGAAAAGCTTGAGAGAATCCTGGAAGAATACGACAACGGAAAAGTCCTGAGTGACGTTTTGCTCCATATAAGAGACAGACTCACTAAGCTGGCGGAAGAGGGAATATGGAGAAGGAAGGAGCTTGAGTGA
- a CDS encoding DUF1102 domain-containing protein → MRKNLALGIFGLLVAFGLVLGAGANFRDYNADRSVHWNIVTDDNELIDLTPIQPYAYINGGGVLVVDISPNNPNYPGYGNGLSPNSEYNFDEVFEVSNDLWEENMSIVVRITSDNSVIQFYGADFDIHDSTTGQTVYASDMAKNDVCFVVHNGDAVKVGMDFTVGNDAPGTVNSAAVHIEAYRLGTEPAEIAGNCGQ, encoded by the coding sequence ATGAGAAAGAATCTTGCTTTGGGAATTTTTGGCCTGTTGGTGGCCTTTGGCCTCGTTCTGGGGGCTGGAGCTAACTTCAGGGACTACAACGCGGACAGGAGCGTGCATTGGAACATCGTGACCGATGACAACGAGCTCATCGACCTGACCCCAATTCAGCCCTACGCGTACATTAACGGCGGCGGCGTCCTCGTTGTGGACATCAGCCCGAACAACCCGAACTACCCAGGCTATGGAAATGGCCTGAGCCCGAACTCAGAGTACAACTTCGACGAAGTCTTTGAAGTCAGCAACGACCTCTGGGAGGAGAACATGAGCATAGTCGTGAGGATAACCAGCGACAACAGCGTGATCCAGTTCTACGGAGCCGACTTTGACATCCACGACAGCACCACCGGTCAGACAGTTTACGCCAGCGACATGGCAAAGAACGACGTCTGCTTTGTTGTGCACAACGGAGACGCGGTTAAGGTAGGCATGGACTTCACAGTCGGAAACGACGCACCGGGCACGGTAAACAGCGCGGCGGTACACATCGAAGCCTACAGGCTCGGCACAGAGCCGGCCGAGATAGCTGGAAACTGCGGTCAGTGA
- a CDS encoding ferredoxin — translation MAWKVSVDQDTCIGDAICASLCPDVFEMGDDGKAHPIVETTDLECAQEAAEACPVGAITLEEV, via the coding sequence ATGGCGTGGAAGGTAAGTGTTGACCAGGACACCTGCATTGGTGATGCCATCTGTGCAAGCCTCTGCCCGGACGTCTTCGAGATGGGCGATGACGGAAAGGCCCACCCGATAGTCGAGACCACCGACCTTGAGTGCGCCCAGGAGGCCGCCGAGGCCTGCCCGGTCGGCGCTATTACCCTCGAAGAGGTCTGA
- a CDS encoding helix-turn-helix domain-containing protein, producing the protein MLEKEKEALAKRIAGEITLSSDPGKTMRKWREIFGISQTELADYLGVSSSVISDYEGGRRKSPGASTIRKFVEALLEIDEKRGGNVIRAFSKTIEGELPTDAILDIREFSVPVPIRDVVEAVKGEVTANHDLLDRKIYGYTVVDSIRAILEMSSEEFLKLYGWTTERALVFTKVSTGRSPMIAVRVQGLKPAVIVLHGVKKLDQLAVKLAERERIPLVVSKASSETELINGLRKLVEKTEKEF; encoded by the coding sequence ATGCTGGAGAAAGAAAAGGAAGCCCTTGCCAAGAGGATTGCTGGTGAGATAACCCTTTCTTCTGATCCGGGCAAGACGATGAGGAAGTGGCGTGAGATATTCGGTATAAGCCAGACTGAGCTTGCAGATTATCTCGGCGTTTCTTCCTCGGTAATTAGTGACTACGAAGGCGGCAGAAGGAAGAGCCCTGGAGCCTCGACGATAAGGAAGTTCGTTGAGGCCCTCCTTGAGATAGACGAGAAGAGGGGCGGCAACGTCATTAGGGCTTTCAGCAAGACCATTGAGGGAGAGCTCCCAACTGACGCTATTCTCGATATCAGAGAGTTCTCAGTTCCTGTCCCAATAAGAGACGTTGTTGAAGCCGTTAAGGGAGAAGTCACGGCAAACCACGACCTCCTCGACAGGAAGATATACGGCTACACCGTGGTGGACAGCATAAGGGCCATCCTCGAGATGAGCAGTGAGGAGTTCCTAAAGCTCTACGGCTGGACGACAGAGAGGGCGCTCGTCTTCACGAAGGTGAGCACCGGGAGAAGCCCCATGATAGCTGTCCGCGTCCAGGGCCTCAAGCCGGCAGTCATAGTCCTCCACGGCGTCAAGAAGCTCGATCAGCTCGCCGTCAAGCTGGCGGAGCGCGAGAGAATACCCCTCGTCGTTTCAAAGGCTTCAAGCGAGACCGAACTCATTAACGGCCTTAGGAAACTCGTCGAAAAAACTGAAAAAGAGTTTTAA
- a CDS encoding signal peptidase I, protein MKKLLEGAITAVIFMILIASVMGFILGRPILISYAYSESMTPTINKGDLFFMDPLSRGANVGDIIVFHRSDGWTVHRVYAVVDGKYITKGDHNVATDQQDGVYPEVKPKDVAGKVVQISNHPLVIRGGGDFIVNLRKRLTNVYAIVIIVILGGLLTFSGDTKKRKRRSKRNKFIRIRAKTLYGIVSVLIISGFLAVVIASWGTLAFTYSSTLAGGQREGWYLPGSVFEKNISVENHAVYPFYYFFKDESGRVELKTTEFRLAGGEAQNLSLTVRVPEDTRIYREEISVWSYPAFMPAGLVSRAYSISPYFPLVLYLIPLSALLFAFYWVSGISGEFVSIRKGKILSKLTGDGRL, encoded by the coding sequence ATGAAAAAACTGCTCGAAGGCGCTATCACAGCCGTAATTTTTATGATACTCATAGCCTCAGTGATGGGCTTCATCCTTGGCAGGCCGATTCTGATATCTTACGCTTATTCCGAGAGCATGACGCCCACGATCAACAAGGGCGACCTCTTCTTCATGGATCCCCTCTCGAGGGGCGCCAATGTCGGGGATATCATTGTTTTCCACAGGAGCGACGGCTGGACCGTCCACAGGGTTTATGCTGTAGTAGATGGAAAGTACATAACCAAAGGGGATCACAACGTTGCCACAGACCAGCAGGATGGAGTGTATCCAGAGGTTAAGCCCAAGGACGTGGCCGGAAAGGTAGTCCAAATTTCAAACCACCCCCTGGTGATCAGGGGCGGTGGGGACTTCATAGTGAACCTCAGGAAAAGATTGACAAACGTCTATGCCATCGTGATAATAGTGATCCTCGGGGGCCTGCTCACCTTCTCTGGCGATACTAAAAAGAGGAAAAGGAGATCGAAGCGGAATAAGTTCATCAGAATTCGGGCAAAGACTCTCTATGGGATCGTCTCAGTCCTTATAATCTCCGGTTTTCTGGCAGTTGTCATTGCTTCCTGGGGGACACTGGCGTTTACGTACTCATCAACACTGGCTGGAGGCCAGAGGGAGGGCTGGTATCTGCCGGGGAGCGTGTTCGAGAAGAACATAAGTGTTGAGAACCACGCGGTTTATCCGTTCTACTACTTCTTCAAGGACGAGAGCGGCAGGGTCGAACTGAAAACAACTGAGTTCCGGCTTGCGGGGGGAGAGGCCCAGAACCTCAGCCTTACCGTGAGGGTTCCCGAAGACACTAGAATTTACAGGGAAGAAATCTCTGTGTGGTCTTATCCGGCTTTCATGCCTGCTGGTCTAGTAAGTCGGGCGTATTCAATAAGCCCTTACTTCCCGCTGGTGCTTTACCTGATTCCGCTCTCGGCTCTGCTGTTTGCGTTTTACTGGGTCTCCGGGATCTCGGGGGAGTTCGTCTCAATAAGAAAAGGGAAGATTTTATCCAAACTAACGGGAGATGGTAGGTTATGA